The window GCCTGTGTCCTTTTCCTTTACCCTCCTTCTGTGGGATCCTCAGAGTAGTCACAGAGCCTGAGCATGTTGCATGGAGGGTGGGCTCAGTCCTCAGTGGGGTCAGGAAGAGACTGCTCATACTTGGTGCAAAACACACCGTAATTTGTGGTCTTCAGGCTCTGAGCAGTGTGAGCAGGTacagggagctgtgagggaTCCAGCATTCTTTGGAGTTTGAGACCTCCCTACTTATCCCTTAAACCTGCTGGAAGTACAATAATGTAGCATGAGGCATCTGCAGCTACTCAGAATGCTCACCTGGAGGGATTTTCAGATATTTGCACTCCCTTTGTGTGTATGATCATGCAGAGTTGTTGACTCCCTAGTGAGattatgtttttctcttttctaccCTGGTCAGTGAACCCAGAAGATGCCAGAAGGATGCAAGAGACGGGCCTGCAGCTCATGCGCCGCGTGCTGGCCGTGCTGCAGATCTTTGCTGTCAGCCAGTTTGGCTGTGCCACGGGGCAGATCCCTCGCACCCTCTGGCAGAAGGACCGGGACAAGCACGACTTCTCCCCCTTAATAGAGAAACTGGAGCTGTCGGTGGAGCGGGTGAGGCAGCTAGCCCTGAAACACCAGCAGGCAGAGCACGTCATCTGCTCCTCCGAGCTGCAGGACGTTCCCCTGGGCGGCAGAGACGAGCTGACCCTGGCTGTGCGCAGGGAGCTCACCCTGGCCCTGCGGGACCTGCTGGCCCACGGGCTCTACGCCTCCTCCCCAGGCATGAGCCTGGTGCTGGCCCCCATCGCCTGCTTGATCCCCGCCTTCACCCCCTCCCCGCAGACCATGCACCCCTGGGAACTCTTTGTCAAGTACTACAAGGCCAAGAACGGACGAGCCTTCGCGGAATCCCCGGCTCGcaagctgtccctgtcctttgCCCTGCCCGTGACGGGGGCAGTGGTGGCCACCCCCAAGCAGAGCCTGCTGGCAGCCATCCACACGGTGCTCACGGAGCACGGCCCCTTCAAGCGCAGCGCGGACTCGGAGCTGAAGGCGCTGGTGTGCATGGCGCTCAACGAGCAGCGCCTGGTCTCGTGGCTCAACCTCATCTGCAAGTCTGGGGCTCTGGTTGAGTCTCACTACCAGCCCTGGAGCTACATGGCCAGCACCGGCTTCGAAAGCGCCCTCACCCTCCTCAGCCGCCTGAGCAGCCTGAAGTTCAACCTCCCGGTTGACCTGGCTGTTCGGCAGCTGAAAAATATCAAAGATGCGTTTTGATGTGTTTTTATTGCCCTTCATCCGTTTTTCCACTAGTAGGCAGCTGTTGGGCTCAAGAAGCCTGGCTTTTGTAAGACCGAGTTGGTCTCTTCGGTGTTTGCTTTTAGGGAAATCTTAGGGTCTCGTGTTGTTGGCAGTGTGTTGTCTGCTGGAGGCCGCAGTTGGGCAGCAGCGCCTCACCCTGcccactccctgctgctctggggccaaACTGCTCTGCCCAGTGGCCAGGGACAATTCAGGGGTGGGGGACAGAGGCCTGGCCACGGGGACTGCCCGTGGGATGTGCAGTGAGCTCCTTTGTGGTTGTTTCTTGCAGTCTCTGCTCTACACCTTGCACACAGGATCTCTCAtggaggagggagctggcagggttTGAGGCACCTTGGGGGCTGCCTGACCTCCCCCGGTAGGAGGAGATGAGTGCCGGGCCAGAGGTGCCCGCGGGCTCCTCCAGCGGCTCTGCGCTCTGTGTCCCTCGGGCTGCCGGGGCGCTTTGTCCAACGGACCCAGCTCCTTGTTCCGGGCTTTTGTGGGGCATCAGCGCCGCCCGCTGTCCCGCGGGGTAAATTAAACACGGCTGTACTACCTGTGGGCCGAGCTCAACCCTGTCCCGTGTGCTCTGTGCGTTAccggggctgggagggggcgGGCGAGGCGAACACCGGCGCCGCCGtgcccggggagggggcggctgAGGCGGACACTGACACCGCCGGGGTGGGGATGGCTGTGGCGGACACGGCATCGCTGGGGCGGGGGTACGAGGGAAGCGGACACGGCACCGCCGTGCCGGGGGTTACTGAGGCGGACACGGCATCGCTGTGCGCGGGGGTACGGGGGAAGCGGACGCGGCACCGCCGTGCCGGGGGTTACCGAGGCGGACACGGCCCCGCCGCTCGGTGCCGGCAGCAGCTCCCGGCGGCGCGGCGGAAGTGACGTAGGTGTCCGGGTAAAAGCCGGGCGCTGCCTTCCCTTTGCCTTCCGGCCCAGCGCCATCGCAGCGGAGCCTCGGTGAGAGCGGGCGGGCGCGGCATCCGCCGCCATCCGCGGGGGTGGCGGCCGGGGCGAGGGTGGCGGGCTCGGGCTGACTGCCGGCTGCTGTCTCCGCAGAGATGGGGAAGTTCATGAAGCCGGGGAaggtggtgctggtgctggccGGCCGCTACTCGGGGCGTAAGGCCGTCATCGTGAAGGTGAGCGCGGGGCtgggccggcggggccggggcgagCGGGACACCGGGAGGGACGCACGGGCGCGGGTCCTCGGTGCCACCTCCACCGCCGCTCCTCGGTGCGATCGCCGCCACCACGGCCTGTTTGTTTCAGAACATCGACGATGGCACCTCGGACCGGCCGTACAGCCACGCCTTGGTGGCCGGCATCGATCGCTACCCGCGTAAGGTGACTGCTGCCATGGGCAAGAAAAAGATCGCAAAAAGGTCCAAGATCAAGTCTTTCGTGAAGGTTTACAACTACAACCACCTGATGCCCACCCGGTGAGTGCTGATACCGGCTGCTTTCGTGGTTCTTGTGTTTTCTGCTGAGCACCGAGAGTTATCAAGGCTGTCAATGCCGTGGCTGAATGAATGTGAGGCTCAGGCTCTGCAAAAATGGAGCTGGGGTCTGAGGCTGAGTGGAAATATTAATGAACTTTTGGGATGAGGCAGTTGGCTCTTATTTCAGCCACACTGATCTTCCCTTTGCTCAGGGGGTGTTAGAGACAGCTTTTGAGGGtacagagctggcagagccaTTTCTTACTGTGCCTCAGAgctctcagagcagctcccaggcaccACATGGAACAGAGCTGCATGTTCCTCAGAAAGGGTATGGCTCTGTTATAGGCTGAACTGAGACTGCTTTCGTGGCTTGGTGATTCCTCAGCTGAGGAGACTGTAGGAGCTGTAACTCCTTGTCTGGACATTAGAATGTGCTTGGTTTtcagccctgtgccaggtgcCGTGCCCATTTTGAACTGTTCTGCTCTCTGCCAGGTATTCTGTGGACATTCCCCTGGACAAAACAGTGGTGAACAAGGACGTGTTCAGGGATCCCGCTCTGAAACGCAAAGCAAGACGTGAAGCCAAGGTGAAATTTGAGGAGAGGTGAGTTGGGAGTTCATCTGCTCAGTGTTGTTTGTGCTGTTACTGGTGTGAGGGGTTGGTGTTGCTGTGCTGCAGTCTGTGCTTTTCCAGGTTGGCACTTCCACCCTGGCTTCTTTGCGGGAGTGTTTGTTGAGTGTGTTTTTctcacctctgtgtgtgtgcaccgTCGTGCCAGCACCTGTGGAGCCTTTCAGGTGCCACAGGATGATCTGACAAGGTGCTGCCAGTTCATCCTCTCTGTTATCACTGGGCTGGGTGGGCCAGAGCAGTGCTGATGCTTTGCTGGGGTTTCTGCTCTTTCTTGATGGGTTTCTGTTCAGAAGCTCCTtcagaggaaggagctgtgtgGCCTCAGTGGGACACAGTGTCTCAGGCTGTTCTCCAAGGGCATCTCCCCCTGCCACACGAGGTTTCCAGTGGGATGGCTGTGTCCTGTGCTTGTACCCATTGGGGTGGAAACTGCCACAGTGCAGGTGTCTTTAAATTTGGAGCCTGGCAGTTCCTTCCCTTGGAATTTCAATATTTAAAGTGGGTTTGGTTGTAGCCCAGGCCATAGAGATGAGGTGAATTACCTCTGGGTGAATTAGGTGCTACATTCTGTCTGTCTGGGACAGCTCAGGTGCAGGTTTGGTGCTGTTACCTGCTCTTACACGGCCTTTAACCTGTGTGTTCTCTTTCAGGTACAAAACTGGCAAGAATAAGTGGTTCTTCCAGAAGCTGCGATTCTAAAGGTGTAACAAGGTTGCATCAAtaaatgtttattaaaaaccacgccttttttgttatttaacaAACAAGCAGTGGCCTTTGTGGTG is drawn from Melospiza georgiana isolate bMelGeo1 chromosome 28, bMelGeo1.pri, whole genome shotgun sequence and contains these coding sequences:
- the RPL27 gene encoding 60S ribosomal protein L27; its protein translation is MGKFMKPGKVVLVLAGRYSGRKAVIVKNIDDGTSDRPYSHALVAGIDRYPRKVTAAMGKKKIAKRSKIKSFVKVYNYNHLMPTRYSVDIPLDKTVVNKDVFRDPALKRKARREAKVKFEERYKTGKNKWFFQKLRF
- the RUNDC1 gene encoding RUN domain-containing protein 1, whose product is MAGESGSLGPGERWAPVGAVSAEEDEDEEDEEAAATGGDSAESVPQLRAERRRLHGALLALASHFAQVQFRLRQVARAGPAEQQRLLRDLEDFAFRGCPAPLPHGLGAAPGEREKQEQIEVQKEKQRELILQLKTQLDDLETFAYQEGSYDSLPQSVVMERQRMIINELIKKLDMDLSEDFAKLSPEELRQRVDAAIAQIVNPARVKEQLVEQLKTQIRDLEMFINFIQDEVGSSGKAEDAHCDCGGSYKPSTRPPGNRVNPEDARRMQETGLQLMRRVLAVLQIFAVSQFGCATGQIPRTLWQKDRDKHDFSPLIEKLELSVERVRQLALKHQQAEHVICSSELQDVPLGGRDELTLAVRRELTLALRDLLAHGLYASSPGMSLVLAPIACLIPAFTPSPQTMHPWELFVKYYKAKNGRAFAESPARKLSLSFALPVTGAVVATPKQSLLAAIHTVLTEHGPFKRSADSELKALVCMALNEQRLVSWLNLICKSGALVESHYQPWSYMASTGFESALTLLSRLSSLKFNLPVDLAVRQLKNIKDAF